From a single Pseudalkalibacillus hwajinpoensis genomic region:
- a CDS encoding ATP-binding protein gives MRSLSREEIDINEEKKANKLFIILFYFIYIFFEVYRNFIRPLLDIAGEEIIFRSQTMMATTIVFYIVITSLLPISVWLTRNKRPFSIKYLYFSVFFLGILVTEILRYYGNSDTYASGSPVELFFVLFAPIYVNRVYYLVVAIGFVCKYSFMGFFTLSPEVTFPIVLLVLFSTVTFIILNRFKTYLRTVEKSYERAGHNEKLAFIGQIATSVTHEIKNPLTSLKGFVQLQELEQHYNPKYSQIMLQELERLNIIVNDLMVLGKPQALKLKSVELINCLSYVINLVQQQADNNHITICFDYDEKQIYISGEDVRLKQVFLNVLKNAMEAMPDGGEIKVKVRQEEKWTTVQIVDRGIGIPEEEIPNLEKAFYSTKENGTGLGLMVSYQIVEEHRGRIDVESEIDIGTTFSVHFPTPKIM, from the coding sequence ATGAGATCATTGTCCCGAGAAGAAATTGATATAAATGAGGAGAAAAAAGCGAATAAATTATTTATTATTTTATTTTATTTTATCTATATTTTTTTCGAGGTTTATAGGAATTTCATCAGACCGTTACTAGATATTGCTGGAGAAGAAATAATATTTAGAAGTCAAACTATGATGGCAACTACTATTGTATTTTATATAGTAATTACATCATTGTTACCTATTTCAGTATGGCTTACTAGAAATAAACGCCCCTTTTCAATCAAGTATCTATACTTCAGCGTATTTTTTCTAGGCATTTTGGTAACTGAAATACTAAGATATTATGGCAATTCTGATACTTATGCGAGTGGTAGTCCTGTTGAATTGTTTTTTGTGCTATTCGCACCAATTTATGTAAATAGAGTTTATTATCTTGTCGTTGCAATAGGATTTGTGTGCAAATATTCCTTTATGGGATTTTTTACACTTTCACCTGAAGTTACTTTTCCCATTGTTCTTTTAGTTTTATTTTCAACTGTTACGTTTATTATTCTTAATAGATTCAAAACCTATTTGAGAACTGTTGAAAAATCATATGAACGTGCTGGACACAATGAAAAGTTAGCGTTCATTGGTCAAATCGCCACAAGTGTTACACATGAGATTAAGAATCCTTTAACTTCTTTAAAAGGATTTGTTCAACTTCAAGAATTGGAGCAACACTACAACCCTAAATATTCCCAAATAATGTTGCAAGAATTAGAGAGATTAAATATTATTGTCAATGATTTGATGGTGCTAGGAAAACCACAAGCGTTAAAGTTAAAGTCAGTTGAATTAATTAATTGCCTCTCATATGTTATTAACCTTGTTCAGCAGCAAGCCGATAATAATCATATAACTATCTGTTTTGATTATGATGAGAAACAGATATATATTTCGGGCGAGGACGTTAGACTAAAACAGGTTTTTCTAAATGTTTTGAAAAATGCGATGGAGGCAATGCCTGATGGTGGAGAAATTAAAGTTAAGGTAAGGCAAGAAGAAAAGTGGACAACTGTTCAAATTGTAGATAGAGGGATTGGGATACCTGAAGAAGAGATTCCTAACCTAGAAAAAGCTTTCTATTCTACTAAAGAAAATGGGACAGGACTTGGATTAATGGTTAGCTATCAGATTGTCGAAGAACATAGAGGGAGAATTGATGTTGAAAGTGAAATTGATATAGGGACAACTTTTTCAGTTCATTTTCCAACTCCTAAAATTATGTGA
- a CDS encoding HD-GYP domain-containing protein, translating into MPKFSINPIAIQEEERAIKLFMILFYIVTFSYDVIYGVILSKFILGQSPAYYSLGPGYILILMELILFPIAIYLLKRREAFKIKYYYFTTVVGFSLIGEIFIYLSNDIPYRSGGIAELFFVLTSPLFLNTRYFYIVTFGIIAKYSILLITLNERAVEIIIPLILISLFSIVSFILLNRFKSYVNAISLSYENQLEGIVKGIVATLELKDPYTRGHSERVAHYSQLLAKEMKRFDSGELQSFNYACLLHDVGKVHIPDHILTKPTRLSKEEYDIIKTHPSVGEEALRGMKGLEGCLDVVRSHHERWDGNGYPDQLEGSTIPLLARVTAIADAFDAMTSTRSYRPAMDPDKAYLQILNGKGTQFDPNLVEVFGEVYPEWVAFHSTYEFKAPLSSNILE; encoded by the coding sequence ATGCCTAAATTTTCAATAAATCCAATAGCCATTCAAGAAGAGGAAAGAGCTATAAAACTTTTTATGATTTTGTTTTACATAGTTACTTTTTCTTATGATGTTATATATGGTGTCATTTTATCTAAATTTATTTTGGGGCAGTCCCCAGCTTATTATTCGCTTGGCCCAGGTTATATACTAATTCTAATGGAACTAATTTTATTTCCAATAGCTATCTATCTTCTTAAACGAAGAGAAGCATTTAAAATAAAGTACTATTATTTCACTACAGTCGTAGGTTTTTCGTTAATAGGCGAAATTTTCATCTATTTATCAAATGATATTCCTTACCGTTCAGGCGGTATAGCCGAACTTTTCTTTGTACTTACTTCACCACTTTTTTTAAATACAAGATATTTTTATATTGTCACGTTTGGTATTATAGCTAAATATTCAATTTTACTAATTACATTAAATGAGAGAGCAGTAGAAATAATTATACCGCTAATTTTAATATCGCTCTTTTCGATTGTGTCTTTCATTTTACTAAATCGTTTTAAAAGTTATGTGAACGCTATATCTCTATCTTATGAAAATCAGCTTGAGGGCATAGTTAAAGGGATTGTGGCCACACTAGAGTTGAAAGACCCATACACAAGAGGGCATAGTGAGAGAGTTGCTCATTATTCACAGTTGCTTGCAAAAGAAATGAAGCGATTCGATAGTGGTGAGCTGCAGTCTTTTAATTATGCTTGCTTACTGCACGATGTTGGAAAAGTTCATATACCTGATCACATATTAACAAAGCCTACAAGACTATCTAAAGAAGAATATGACATCATTAAAACGCATCCTTCTGTTGGAGAAGAGGCACTGAGAGGCATGAAAGGATTAGAGGGTTGCCTGGATGTCGTAAGGTCCCACCATGAAAGGTGGGATGGAAATGGGTATCCAGATCAACTTGAAGGGAGCACAATTCCCTTGCTTGCTAGAGTAACAGCTATTGCAGATGCCTTTGATGCAATGACTTCAACAAGGTCCTATCGCCCTGCAATGGATCCTGACAAAGCATATTTGCAAATACTTAACGGTAAAGGTACACAATTTGATCCGAATTTAGTGGAAGTTTTTGGGGAAGTTTATCCAGAGTGGGTTGCTTTTCATTCAACATACGAATTTAAAGCTCCCCTTTCATCAAATATTCTCGAATGA